The following proteins are encoded in a genomic region of Paenibacillus sp. FSL H3-0469:
- the murI gene encoding glutamate racemase: MRIGFFDSGIGGLTVLHQALKLLPQEDYLFYADTDHVPYGEKTKDEVREYILQAVDFMASQHIKALVVACNTATSIVIEELRQRYDFPVLGIEPAVKPAVEQSEGKQKKVLVLATRLTLQEKKYHDLVHRIDHGEIVDSLPLPGLVQFAERFDFDEERIIPYLTSELAHLDLERYSTVVLGCTHFPYFEGSLQKIFPDTVDFISGSLGTARHLKQILQAGGRINEGTGDILFYRSGVLVDDPAMLSKYDSLFKRLDEIEQSLNLSTKE; this comes from the coding sequence ATGCGAATTGGATTTTTTGACTCCGGCATTGGCGGGTTAACCGTGCTTCATCAGGCGCTTAAGCTCTTGCCGCAAGAGGACTACCTGTTCTATGCAGATACCGACCATGTGCCCTATGGGGAGAAGACGAAAGACGAAGTCAGGGAATACATCCTGCAAGCGGTGGATTTCATGGCCAGTCAGCATATAAAAGCGTTGGTGGTCGCTTGTAACACAGCCACCAGCATTGTGATTGAAGAACTTAGGCAGCGGTATGACTTTCCGGTCCTCGGGATCGAGCCGGCAGTGAAGCCTGCGGTTGAACAATCAGAAGGTAAGCAGAAGAAGGTGCTGGTACTCGCAACCCGCTTAACGCTACAGGAGAAGAAGTATCATGATTTGGTGCACCGGATCGATCACGGGGAGATTGTAGACAGTCTGCCGCTTCCCGGGCTGGTCCAGTTTGCGGAGCGTTTTGATTTTGACGAAGAGAGAATTATTCCCTATCTGACAAGTGAGCTGGCACATTTGGACCTTGAGCGGTACAGCACGGTGGTCCTTGGATGTACCCATTTCCCCTACTTCGAGGGGAGCCTGCAGAAGATATTCCCGGATACGGTTGATTTCATCTCCGGCAGTCTCGGAACCGCCAGACACCTGAAGCAGATTCTCCAAGCGGGGGGACGGATCAACGAGGGGACGGGCGATATCCTTTTTTACAGATCCGGTGTTCTGGTAGACGATCCCGCAATGTTATCCAAATACGACAGTCTGTTCAAGCGTCTGGATGAAATTGAACAATCTCTTAATCTGAGCACAAAGGAGTGA
- a CDS encoding GNAT family N-acetyltransferase: protein MSHYTAIMERLRRNPLKNVTLLKMMTAYHAQIDSVLIEQQDHWGVLLLMPAATFGYDHRTYPEADTVVLMDYSSPEVFPALLKRVPRDANLVFKLQEDAYREALEPYFTLRRVRSLYSYSSAEGQRFSPDEACTVSEAIDERLLPLWMANDYSLEEITQYFEDGAFAVTLFDGDTPLSTCMVYRNEERIWEIGGVRTIEAARQRGLAQRVVRTAVFHTLKRGYIPRYQVLENNPASIRLAESIGLTRAVTLEHWVNY, encoded by the coding sequence TTGAGTCACTATACAGCCATAATGGAAAGATTGCGCCGGAATCCGCTGAAGAATGTGACGCTGCTCAAAATGATGACGGCGTATCATGCTCAGATCGACAGCGTGCTGATTGAACAACAGGATCATTGGGGCGTGCTGCTGCTTATGCCGGCCGCTACCTTCGGCTATGATCACCGGACCTACCCGGAGGCTGACACCGTTGTACTGATGGACTATAGCAGTCCCGAGGTCTTCCCAGCCCTGCTCAAACGGGTGCCGCGGGACGCCAACCTGGTCTTCAAGCTTCAGGAGGATGCGTACCGGGAGGCGCTGGAACCGTATTTCACGCTGCGGCGGGTCCGTAGTCTCTACTCCTATTCTTCGGCCGAAGGCCAGAGGTTTAGCCCAGATGAGGCCTGCACGGTCAGTGAAGCTATCGATGAACGGCTGCTGCCGCTGTGGATGGCGAATGATTATTCGCTAGAGGAGATCACGCAGTATTTTGAAGACGGGGCATTCGCTGTGACGTTATTTGACGGGGATACGCCACTTAGTACATGTATGGTCTACCGCAATGAGGAGCGAATCTGGGAGATCGGCGGCGTACGTACCATAGAAGCTGCCAGACAACGTGGATTAGCGCAACGCGTAGTCCGCACAGCAGTCTTTCACACCCTCAAGCGGGGCTACATTCCCAGGTATCAGGTGCTGGAGAACAATCCCGCCTCCATCCGCCTCGCCGAATCCATTGGACTTACCCGCGCTGTCACGCTGGAGCATTGGGTTAATTATTGA
- a CDS encoding DUF4190 domain-containing protein yields MMNNPTPPYGEQNYYQQYPKPPQERTNSKAVAALVLGILSIVIPYVGILFGITAIILASLAFKEIRYSYEQGRGLATAGLVCGIVSTFIYTILIIMFVLTVVLFNSAHTAMGAFGLA; encoded by the coding sequence ATGATGAATAATCCCACTCCACCCTATGGAGAACAGAATTATTACCAGCAGTACCCGAAGCCTCCGCAGGAGCGGACGAACAGCAAAGCGGTTGCAGCACTGGTGCTGGGTATTCTCTCCATCGTAATACCTTACGTCGGCATCCTCTTCGGGATTACCGCAATCATTCTGGCTTCGCTTGCCTTCAAGGAGATCCGTTACAGCTATGAGCAAGGCCGGGGACTCGCGACTGCCGGACTGGTCTGCGGAATAGTCTCCACCTTTATTTACACCATTCTCATCATCATGTTTGTTTTAACTGTTGTGTTATTCAATAGCGCACACACTGCGATGGGGGCGTTTGGCTTAGCGTAA